In Sardina pilchardus chromosome 8, fSarPil1.1, whole genome shotgun sequence, the genomic window TTTTTCACAGGCATTCTGAAGAATGGGTCACACACCTTTCCATTCACATTTGTTGTTCCAGGTAAGAGTGGTAATAATGCTCATCACACACTGAATTATTTTTAACCGTTTGTGCATTGGGCTGTTTGCTTTTGAGAAAAGGCCAGTCTCCCGGGAGGAATGTGAATGATGGTGCTGTGATTTGTTTTAATGTTACTGAGTACAAGTCTATTTGCAACAATTTTAGAAGGCGGTGGTGGAGTAAGGTCTTGTATGTGTAATATCAGTTCACATATCCAGACATAACAGTGACTTATTGGTCTGTAAAGTACTTCACGgtacttgaatgctgttgtggTATTTCGGTCAGAGGAATGATATCGTGTACTTGTGGCCTCAAAGTGAAACGGATGCCTGTTAgacacagatgtcttctttatAGTTGGGTAGGCTGAATCTCATTACTTTTTCATGTTATGGTTGAATTTTAGGTTGGGCAAACCATAAAGCAATTCTTTAAGAGTTCTATGTAAAAATAGTGACCATTATACCCATTGTTCTTGTTTTCTTATTTCTTTGCgttctttgtctctgtgtttctaTAGCCAACATTCCTTCAACCTATTACGGTAAATATGGCAGGATTATATTTGAAATCCGAGCCTTCGTCGACTTGCCTCACTTTTCAAATGGCCTCAAGGCAAAGAGGGATTTCTACATCCAAAAGCCCCTTAACCTCAACACTGTGCCTAATATTCAGGTTTGACATTTGTTGAATGATCACATGCTTTCATACCTGCAGTTGACCTCACAGATATGGTGGTCTtttttgagttgtgtgtgttagtattttCCACTATCCTTGAAGAAGTACCATCTCTCAAAGACCTGTTGCACAGACTTCAAGGCGTGTGCTTTCATTTACAGGATATTAGCTCCTCCTCTGTCACTAAGGACTTCACCTACATGCTCGTGAAAAATGGTACCATTGTGCTGAAGGCGACCAGTGACATGCGAGGGTACAAACCTTGCCAGATCATTAAACTAGAAACAGAGATCGAGAACAGGTCGGGGACATCCACAAGCAAAGTGGTAGCCAGCTTCATACAGGTACAAATATACTGGTATTATATGTATAAAAGTAATGTAATGTTGGtgataaatgtgtatgtgtatgagacacagagagagagagagagagagtgtgtgagtgagtgagaaggtCACATATCTGGATGTCAGATGGGTAATCTTCTGTCATTGTGTTATAATCCTGTGATGTCGATGTGAACAGAAAGTGACTTACAAAACTAAGAGGCCCATTCATGACCTGAGGACTGTTGCCAAAGTGGTGGGTACCAGCGTGAAGGCCAAGAAGGAGGCCAAATGGAAGGAGCAGATTGCTGTACCCCCTACTGCTCACTCCACTCTGGGAGGCTGTGAACTTATCAACATTGAATATTACATTCAGGTTAGCAGTGTGGCACCATGGGAAATTCAGTTCACTCCAGAATTAGATATGGGGTCCTGAAATGTCTTTATTAACGTGAATTTAGTGACCGGTGGAAAGATAATGTGTTGTGTCATTTTGGACACTTTAAGTGAATCTGTGACAGTTTCTTCCCTCGGGATTGCAAAAAGTGCTTAATTAAATTAAGTCTCCTGTTTATTCATACTTCTGTACAGTTCTCTCCCCACTTGGCATGTTCTGCTGATGTGAGAGTATATAAATAGAGATTGTGATTAGGGTGCGTACTTGTATATATAATGCACTATATATATTTCAATCAAGTACACCCTTCCTCCTCCATGCAGGTCTCGCTGAAATTCCCTAACGTATTACTGACTCTTCCCATCTTCATTGGCGGCGTTGCCGTGGACGCCACCCATCACAGCGACTCTgcctcctctgccccccctgcTGGACAGGAGCACAAGCCCCTGGAGGAGGGCATGTCACAGGCCGAGGAGATTGTGACCAAGAGTCACTCTCAGCCGCCGGGGGACGTTTCACCCCATGCCTTCTACCGAATTCATTTACTTCAGTCGTTCGGGTCACCGGAAACGTTCATAGCGCCATTTTTTGATAAAGGAGAGTGATCATTGGCTAGCCTGACTGACACCAGACCAATTCACAAATCTCTTGTGGACACTTCTTTCACTTGTGCTTTCCAAGGGGCCAAAAAATATTAAATTCTCACAAATATTTTTGGAAGTATTAGCAAAGACACTTAGTGGCTTTAAAAAATATAGAGTTTCAATCTGTCATCATACAATACACCCCATGTCAGAGAAGTGTTTGTAGTTGGTTCCCGGGTTTCAGGTGATTAAAAAATGGGAAGGTCACCAGAAGGATCTGCTGAGCATATTCAAATGTGCGCGCAGATTTTTTTGGGTTCACACAGGCTTGATATTGGTTAATTACATTACGATTGCTATATAATGCAGTGGTATTACTTTGGTTATAAGTGCTAGTTGTAAGGTAATACATCCACACCTTATTTAACTGGGGTAAGAGCGGTGTCTTTTGAACATACCTCTTCACACTGAGAGTATTGCTACCTCAGTATATACACATGGTGAGCTATCAGGCTACTAGCCGTGGCCTACTAGTTAGGGCTTTgcgcttgtaaccagagggttgccggcTCGATTTCCAACCAgttcatggctgaagtgcccttgagcaaagcacctaacccctcacttctccccgagcaccgctgttgggctggcagctcactgctctgggtgtgtgcttcacctcactgtgtattcactgcatgCTGTATGTTCACTAATACatgaattgggataaatgcagagaccgaatttccctcaggggatcaaaaaagtatatacttatacttatatacttatactttcAAATGAATCACAGAATGATTTTCAAATGAGAGAACTGTTGACGGCTGATGCAAAGACCTTTGTCCATTGTCATTTCCTTCAATGTCTGACACAATGCTAGTGATGACATCTTGGCAAATGACTGTCAGATAATAGGAAATCTAGTAAATATTTCCTTATGAATCTGTGGCCTGTAGCTCCATCTAGTGGAACAACAGGCAAATCAATCAGCAATGTGTTTGACTTGTATGTGGCTGCTGTGTTTGACTTGTATGTGGCTCTGCTGCACACCACTGACTTACCGCTGGACTTACCACAATAAGTGTTGGTTAtctatttcaaatcaataaaatatctgttTGTCACAAATTTTGCTTTTTTTACATACACATTTATTAAGCTAAATCAAATTAGGCTACACTGCAAATATGAGAACAAAAGCATTAATAAAGAGTTATAATTATGAAATTGATAACTGAATAGAATTTGTGTTGATTGTGTCAACCATCTATTCACCATGGTTAAAGTAGATTGCTCTTCAAGGCTTTTCATCCATTTTGTTCTTGGAGTGAGATCTAGTTGGTGTTCAGGCAATATCCTTCTGTGTGGGATGGATGTGGACGAATGGCAGTTGCGATCAAACGTCACAAATATCAGTCAGTGCTGCTGAAATTAATTTCAAAAAGCTTAGGTGTCAAAACTGTGTGCATAAAGGGCCAATGTTCTGACATAAGAGATCTGACATTTTAGTCTTACTGCTTGTTCCCTTGACTTAGGTTGATAAAAAATATAGCCTAGATATGTGTCTACACATAATTCTTCTTATTAACCTAAATCAGATATTTCTACTTAACCATCAAAGTGCAGTGTAGGCCTAATCGGTTGTGTGTGATATCATAGTGTCTTGCAGAAGTAAAAAGCGCCAACAGAGGGCGCAACTAGGTCACATGGTTACTGTCGAGCGGATGAGGGGAGGgtaggaagaggaagacagcTCGAAAACTTTTCCCTCTAGTAGCAGACAGTTTCCTGGCAGTTTCTCACTTCAATGGCTACCGTCCGAGGAAAATAGGTAAGAGATTGACCCATATTTCTGTATGCACAGTGCAGAGGTAAATGAAATTCGTCAGAGTTGGCACAACAGACTCACACCTTCTATTATGTAATCCTAAACGCGGATAAATTTGGTATGGACTTCTTTTGTCCTGTGATTTTTGGCCTGAAGGGACGTATCTCTCTGTTCTAAACTTTCCCACTCGAAATCATAACATGCATGCACTGGAACTATTGTTAAGGCAGTGAAAACGTCTTGTTTAACCACGCTTGCTAGAAATGGCCTAGAAAAGTTATCTTAAGCTAACGATTACCCCACCGCATATGTTATCCGTGGACACGTCGTAGTTACTTGAAAACTTTCCTCCTATGTCCGTGTTAATTAATTGCAAATGTCTTTTTAGCGCTGACCCCAATCAAGCCGTGGCAACTCCAACAAACCTTTACTGCTGTTATTTCATGCTAGATCCCATTGGGAGATTCAAGTGGTCGCAAATCTGGTCAGAAGTCTTGTCAGATAAGAGCTGGATGAAATGAAAGCTATAGCCAGAGGACGTAGTACTGGTGAGTGCCATTGTAGTCAATGAGATGCCTTCATCTcgcttgtgttgttttgatattCTGTATCAGCCTACTCCACCTACAGGTAAGTCTGTGTTTTTGCCACCCCATCCGCTACTGCTATCATATTGAATTGACAATCTGTTTTTTTACATAGGCTAAAATCCGTTTGTCAACCCCCCTTTCTATTATGTTGTTGATGCGCAATTACATTATACATCCAATTATGCTTTTAAGGTTAGAGGATGTTTCCTTTCATGTTCTAAGTGATGTGTGAAAGGATTGACAGTAAAGATATCAGTTATCCACATATTCAGAGGTCTTCATTGTTATTCTCTGCTTATTCTCACCGTATCTTatcttatcatcatcatcatcatcatcatcatcatcattttgaGTGTTGGTGCGAGCTGAACAGTTTGCTTATCACAGGTATTGCCAGGCATGGAGATGCTCCCAGAAGGGGTAGAAAGCCAAAGAGAAAGCTGGAAGCAGGCGCCCACCAGAGCACTCTAGTGGGAGGAGGGGCGAGCGGTCACACCCTCCTCTGCCAAAAACCTGATGGCACTGTTCCTCAGGAAGCAGCCGTCTTTGCCAATAATGGCCTCCAGCTCAACAAACAGAATGGCGCCAGCTCTGAAGAGACCCTGGGTTTGGCTCCAGGGGGCTTGTTGTCGGGGCATGCATCTCAGTCCCCATCCACCACAGCTGCACCCACAGGGCAGGGCAGCGGAGGACACCAGGAGCGCGGGCGAGTTGTCGATCCCTCTCCAGGAAAGAGCCGCATGGCTTGGAAGTCCATGGTGAAATCCGCCCCTGCTCCTCATGTACTCCAGGTAAAGCCCGAGTGATTGTGTCAGTTCCATTTGGTTCATGAATGAATTATTATTTCAGAAGGTATAGTAGGTTTAGTCAGAGCACGGCAGTTTTGACTTGAACAGCATTATTCAAGTCATGAAGTTTAGAGAGCGGATCTCATCAGAATGATTTAACTATGCAAggactgttttttgttttgttttgtctttccaCATAGATGCTTAATAAAGACAAATCCCCAGCCACAGCAGTAAGAGAAGTAGAGAAGCCACTGCATATCAAGCTACCTCGGACTCAGAAGCCATCTGCATTGCCCCGAACAGGTCAACCTCATGGCTAGCTTCATTTTCTCATTTCAGTTTGCACACTTCTTTAGTGTATTTTAAACTACTGTTAACTTTGTACTGGTAGTCTATGCGCAGAGATACTATATGTTTGTCTGATGTTGTGAAGTTGTTGTCAAGTCTTCTTTTTTTGTGAATTTTATTTTCTAGtttcaaagaaaaagaaaaggaaaatggGAACATATAACTTTGTCAACAAGAAGAAAACAAAGGTGGTGAAAAGAGGAACCCAACCCTTGTTTTCATCTCAGGTGATCTTTGAAAAGATATCCTCCATTCCTATAACGACAAGCTCAAATGTGGCCTTCACAGCCTTTGCGTGTTTATTtaatgttatttaatttgtgaaGGAAGTTATTGTTTGGAATACTTTTATGTattcacacactaacacgtATGCATGTATGGTTCAGTTTCTGTACTGAGACAGTACGCTGATGAGAGGTAATGCGGTTAGGATACGGCACTCTAATTGCCAGTGCAATCCAAAAATTCCTTTGCTGCCATGTGCTCTGGTTTCCTGTAAGATGGACTTTAGCTGTCAATGGAATGAGAGAACCTCCACAACATTTggcttataataataataataataataataataatacataggttttatatagcgcttttcaagGTACCCAAAGACGCTTATCATGTGTTGAATGTCCATAGATGGTATAGCTGTTTGTTATGTTGATTTGTAAAGGGTGAATTGTTTGTTGATCTGCAGGAAACTTCCACCGTGGAAACTTCCACCATGGAAGGCGCCGCCACCCATGGTGGTATGGAAGCAGaagcagaggcaggagcagtGGCCCCTCAAGACCGAGCAGATACTTCTAGAACAGACCCCTCTcaggggagagaaatggaggtgTCCGCAGACGAGACGTGCCCAAAGGACACACCGCACGAAGTGGCCAGAGGGATCGAGATGTATACAGAGTTCCCTCTGCACTCGCTTGACCTGAAGGGTCAGGAGGACATCTTCTGCGCCCTGCAGTCAGGTGAGCAGACgacatgagagacagagacattgtCAGAAGAAGTATTCCCATGTCTGGCAAGCTTCATTTCTTTTGCTACATagtcaaaaaaaaatattttgtgtcAAAATGTTTGATATACTTGAAATAGTGTCTGGTGGTAGGGCTTAATGTTATACTCTGTGATCTTGGCTGAAATGTGGTGTTTTGAAACCATCGTCATAAGCATCATAAGCCATGTTAAACAAACACCTCTCCTGCTAGCTGTGTTCATATTACATTTAATTTGAGTAATTGATAATATTGTGCGCAGTATAAATGTTAGTTATTTGGCATTTTGTCTCAGGATTTGGCTGTTTTAATGCCTATATTCAGTATGCGGATCATTTTCTGCCTCATCTCAGTCGCTTCACGCTGAAGCATCTGCCAAAAAAACGCTAAATGTGACTGTAGGTTTTGTTTCAAATTTCcacctcgccacacacacacacacacacacacacacacacacacacacacacacacacacgcacacgcgcgtgcacaggGAGCAGCTGAAAGAAGCGGGTTGCTTTTTGGCTCGCCAGGTATGTCAGATGGCCCGGACGCCATGGAGACAGATGCCATGCTGGAGCTCCCGCTGTGCTGCTGCCGCATGGAGGCCCCCAAGAGCCAGGAGATCCTGACGCTGTCCGAGGGCAAGTGCATGGCCGTCGAGAGCGTGGACGGACAGGTAGGGACACAGAGTGTGGAGTGGatcgtgtgtgcatgcttgcatgtttcactttttttcattgttaAGTTAaagtttattattattcattcttTTCAGAGGATTACtattttaatgttctttttgtTGAGCTCCCTTTTGCACAAATAAAGGTATGCACTTTCCAGTTCAGTTGTACATTACACGATGACCTTATCAGatctattctatattctattctattttctaTTTCTGTTATACACTTATTCTCGGTCGTTCTCTGATCACTTATTTGATTTCATTTTGTAAAGATATATTTGGTATTTGATACAGCCTTTTCCtcctcttattttttttttttattgttaaacCCTTTTAGTATAATTACCTTCTTCTGAAAAGCACCCTACATAGCAGTTACTTGCTCATTGTAGTCAATAGATCTTGAGGCatgacggaaaaaaataaataaaaatggctcAAAGCACTGCTCATGTCAGTCATATCAGTATCCACTTCGAACAGGTGCTGATTTGTGGCGGATGTGAgttaagtaaaaaaaataaaaggaaagTAACAAAGGCTCTCTGTTTAGAAAAAAGATATGGTGAAAGCCTTTTAATTAACCATGGCAACTGGTTCAAAAGCACATGGGCTACATCTTGAGGCAGTTTGGCTCTGACTGGAGGCCGTGGTCCTGTCGCAGGTGCCCGTTgatttctcctttctctcgcAGCTCAGCCTCTGCAGCAAGAACATCCAGAAGCAGGAGATGATGCGGCCGTCCATCCGGATCCCGCTGCTGGTGCTGTGTGAGGACCACCGCGCTGGCATGGTCAAGCACCAGAGCTGCCCCCGCTGTGGCTTCTTCTGTCGGGCAGTGAGTTGAGGCGCCAGtcctagggtgcctctcattcgtctttttatctatcctcccttccttcctcggtcctcgttcccactgatctagatataaaatgatggggcggcaacaatgggggtagtctatccagtgttcatTATAGTTCAGTGGAAACGAGCTGGAGgatcaaggaaggaaggaagggaggctagataaaaagacgaatgagaggcaccctagtGTAGTGTTGTTGAGTCACAAACCAGCCAGTCAGTGTTCACAGAGTTTGGGTCGGGATGGTTAGtcaaatattcacacaccttCAGTACCTCTACCTGTTccatgttatactgtataaagtGTAAGAAGTGTAAGTTGAGTCTTTCATTTGAAGTCTTTGAATTTTGTCACATTTGCTGCATGTAATGTTATACTATGGCAGGATAAGGGGGAACCAGAACTTGTACATCATAAGAGAAAGGTCCTTTCCAGAGAATTTGCTCGGAAAATTTGCTTACCTGCTGCTTTAACATTCACGACTCAAAGACTAGCGTCACTGTGGTATTATAGGACGGCTTTGGATAGCATTAAGGAAGCTCAAAAATGACCTCTTGGCCTAAATGTGCCTTTAAAGCCTATACATTATTTATGTCCGCCATGTCTTGAATGTTCCTCAGGGGACCTTTATGGAATGCCAGCCTGATGGCAACATCTCACACCGGTTCCACCGTGGCTGTGCCTCAGTCATCCGTGGGCAGATCTACTGCCCACACTGTGGCGAGGATGCCAGCCAGGCGCAGGAAGTCACCATCGCCAAGCCAGACGCCATGTTTGTTATGCCAACAGCGACCGCTCTCCAAAACAAGACGGATCTCTTACTGAAGGGGTAGGTTGTAGACATGCTGCGTGTTGGCATGTAGATCTTCCAGGCTTCGTGCTCACAAGAACACCTGCGCTAAGACCTTTTGACAAAGATAATGATTCTCTGTGAGGGAAAAAGCACCACATGGTTGTGGTTCATGTTTACCCATTGTATCACCCACATCGTTCCTTTGATTCCACATGATCTGGA contains:
- the LOC134088875 gene encoding arrestin domain-containing protein 1-like, which produces MATGKLPMEKSKDEGKLNISITDHGAVWSPGETITGIVEIKNVEPIPSKAIKVNCRGYCGVSPRESSKLRKLQDPSWEVEEQYFNNSISMADKGILKNGSHTFPFTFVVPANIPSTYYGKYGRIIFEIRAFVDLPHFSNGLKAKRDFYIQKPLNLNTVPNIQDISSSSVTKDFTYMLVKNGTIVLKATSDMRGYKPCQIIKLETEIENRSGTSTSKVVASFIQKVTYKTKRPIHDLRTVAKVVGTSVKAKKEAKWKEQIAVPPTAHSTLGGCELINIEYYIQVSLKFPNVLLTLPIFIGGVAVDATHHSDSASSAPPAGQEHKPLEEGMSQAEEIVTKSHSQPPGDVSPHAFYRIHLLQSFGSPETFIAPFFDKGE